In Beutenbergia cavernae DSM 12333, the DNA window ATGGTGACGGCCGCCAGCAGGGCTATCCCCGCGGTCGACGCCGCGGCGTCGGAGATCTCGAGCACTGTCGTCCTCCTTCAATCGGAACACTGTTATGTAACACCGTCCCGATTGGGCACGTCAAGACCGTATGCTCGCCAGGTGCCCAGGCCACGCGTGTACGACGACGCCGTCCGCCGTCGTCTTCTCGACCTCACGGCTCGCCGGCTCGCCGACGGCGGCGAGCCGGCGGTCTCGCTGCGCGACCTCGTCCGCGAGGCGGGAACGTCGACGTCGGCCGTGTACGCGCTCTTCGGATCACGGGACCGGCTCGTCGAGGCCGTGCGCGCCGAGGCGTTCACGCGGTTCGCGGCGGCCCTCGACGCGGCCGGACGCACCGGCGATCCCGGGCGTGACCTGCTCGAGCTGGGACTGGCCTACCGCTCGAACGCGCTCGCCGAGCCCCACCTGTACCGGGTGATGTTCGCCGGCGCCGGCGAGCCCGCGCCTGGTCAGGGCGCCACGGAACAGTCCGCCCGCACGCTCGGCGAGCCGACGTTCGTCGTGCTGCGCACGGCAGTCGCGCGGGTCGTCGGGGCGGACGCCGCCCTCGAGGTCGCCCTGCGGGTCTGGGCGCTCGCGCACGGTCTCGTCAGCCTCGAGCTGGCGGGTCAGCTCCCCGGCGACGCCCAGGAGCGGGCCGACCGCTACGCCGACGCGCTCGCCGTCGTCGGCCCGCTCCTCTCCCGCGGGTCCTGACCCGAGCCCGCGAGGCGCAGGCCCGGACCGCCCCTCGACCGAGCGGCGCTCAGGACTCGACGACCACCGGGATGATCATCGGCCGGCGTCGTAGCCGGTTCGACGCCCACCGGCCGACGACCCGGCGCATCACCTGCTGCAGCTGGTGCGTGTCCGCGACGCCGCCCGCCGCGGCCTCCGCGAGCGCCCGGGTCACCTCCGGGATGATCTCCGCGAGCACGGCGTCGGACTCCGCGAGCCCGCGCGCGTGCACCTGCGGCCCCGCGACCACCGCGCCGGAGGAGGAGTCCACCACGGCGAACACCGAGATGAAGCCCTCCTCGGCCAGGATGCGTCGGTCCTTGAGCTCCGCGTCGGTGATCTCCCCGACGCTGGATCCGTCGACGTACACGTAGCCGCACGGCACGGCGCCGGCGATGCGCGCGCGGCCGTCGACGAGGTCGACGACCACGCCGTCCTCCGCGAGCACCACGCGGTCCGGGTCCACCCCGGTCTTGACCGCGAGCGCACCGTTCGCCACGAGGTGCCGGACCTCCCCGTGCACCGGCATGACGTTCCGCGGCCGCACGATGTTGTACGCGTACAGCAGCTCGCCCGCGCTCGCGTGACCCGAGACGTGCACGCGAGCGTTCCCCTGGTGGATGACCTGGGCGCCGAGCCGCATGAGCCCGTTGATGACCCGGAAGACGGCGTTCTCGTTGCCGGGGATGAGGGAGGACGCGAGCACCACCGTGTCGCCCGGCCCGACCGACACGCGGTGGTCCCGGTTCGCGATCCGCGACAGCGCCGCCATCGGTTCACCCTGCGAGCCGGTGCACATGAGCACGACCTCGTCGGGCGGCAGCGAGTCGACCTTCTTGACGTCGATGAGGACGCCGTCCGGCACGGTGAGGTACCCGAGCTCCGCGGCGATCGTCATGTTCCGCACCATCGACCGGCCGACGAGCGCCACCCGGCGTCGGTGCGCCCAGGCCGCGTCGAGGACCTGCTGCACGCGGTGCACGTGCGAGGAGAACGACGCGACGACGAGCCGGCCGGTGGCGTTGCCGAAGACCTGGTCGAGCACCGGGCCGATCTCGCGCTCGCTCGTCGTGAAGCCCGGGACCTCAGCGTTCGTGGAGTCGACCATGAACAGGTCGACGCCGCGCTCCCCCAGTCGTGCGAACTCGCGCAGGTCGGTGATCCGACCGTCGAGCGGCAGCTGGTCCATCTTGAAGTCGCCCGTGTGCAGCACGGTCCCGGCGCCGGTGGTGACGGCGACGGCGAGCGCGTCCGGGATGGAGTGGTTGACCGCGACGAACTCGAGCGCGAACGGCCCGAGCTCGATCGAGGCACCCTCGCTCACCTGCACCGGGTGCGGTGTGAGCCGGTGCTCGCGCAGCTTCGCGTCGAGGAACGCGAGCGTGAGCCGCGAGCCGACCAGCGGGATGTCACCGCGAAGCCGGAGCAGGTACGGGACGGCGCCGATGTGGTCCTCGTGGCCGTGCGTGAGGACGATGGCCTCGATGTCGTCGAGCCGGCCGTCGAGGTAGCTGAAGTCCGGGAGGATCAGGTCGACGCCCGGCTGGTGGTCCTCGGGGAACAGGACGCCGCAGTCGACGATCAGCAGCCGCCCGTCGTACTCGAACACGGCCATGTTGCGGCCGACCTCGCCCAGACCCCCCAGCGGCACGATCCGTAGTGCTCCGGGTTCGAGCGGCTTGGGCAGCGCCAGCTCGGGGTGTGCGTGACTCATCTGTCTCCTGGGATCAGTGGAGCGCGACGTCGAGCAGTCCGGCGGCACGCATGCCGTCCCGGATCCCCTCGACCTCGGCATCGGTGGCGGGAATGAGCGGCAGCCGCGTGGCGCGCGTGGGGATGAGCCCCGCGATCTCGCAGGCTGCCTTGGCGGCCACGGCCTGGAAGCCGGCACCGTTGAGCGCGTCGATGACGGGCACGACGGAGCGGAACAGGCGCAGCGCCTCGGCGTGGTCGGCGGCGTCCCAGGCGGCGACGACGGCGGCGAAGCGCTCGGCTGCCACGTGGGCGGAGACGCTGACGACGCCGACGCCGCCGAGCGCGAGCAGCGTCAGGAGCGCGGCGTCGTCGCCGGAGTACCAGGCGAGGCCGGTGCTCTCGATGGCCTTGGCGGCGGCGTAGGGGTCGCCGGTGGCGTCCTTCATGGCGACGACGCGGTCGTGCGCCGCGAGGGCCTCGAGCGTCTGCGGCGCGAAGCGCACACCGGTGCGGCCGGGGACGTCGTACAGCATGACGGGCAGGTCGGTCGCGTCGGCGACGGCCTTGACGTGCGCGACGAGCCCCGGCTGCGACGGGCGCGAGTAGTACGGGGCGACGACGAGCAGCCCGTCCGCGCCGGCCTCGGCGGCCTGCTCGGCCATCCGCACCGCGTGGGCCGTGTCGTTCGAGCCGGCGCCGGCGAGGACCACGGCGTCCTTCCCGACGGCGTCGGCGACGGCGCGCACGAGCTCGGCCTTCTCGGGTGCGTGGGTGGTGGGCGCCTCGCCCGTGGTGCCGTTGAGCACGAGCCCGTCGTTGCCCTGGGCGACGAGCGAGCGAGCGAGCCGGACAGACGCGTCGAGGTCGACAGCGCCGTCGTCGGTCATCGGCGTCACCATCGCGGTGAGGACCGCGCCGAACGGGCGGGTTGCGCCGCGCGTGGGTTGACTCATGGCGACGACCGTACCGCCGTCGAGCCCGCGATGCGGACGCGGGACACGTGCGGTGGGACGTCCGTGCGGTCGGCAACGGCGCGGGGAGGCGGCCCTAGAGTGGTCCGGTGCCCGACGAGCCCCTCGCTCCCGACGCCGGGAGCGCCGTCGCAGCCCGAGGTGCGACGCTCCGCCAGGCACTGTCGGTGTCGATCGCGACGGCGCTGTACGGCGTTTCGTTCGGGGCTCTCGCGATCGCCGCGGGTCTCGGGCTCGGCCCGACGATGGCCCTCTCGCTCCTCATGTTCTCCGGCGGCTCGCAGTTCGCGTACATCGGGATCGCCGCGTCCGGTGGCTCCCCGACAGCGGCGATCGCCACGGCGGGCTTGCTCGGTGTGCGCAACGGGCTGTACGGCCTCCAGCTGTCCCCGCTGCTCGCGCTCGAGGGCTGGCGCCGCGTCGCCGCCGCGCACCTGACGATCGACGAGTCGACGGCGGTCGCCGCCGCGCAGCCGACGCGGGGACTGTCCCGGGTCGGGTTCTGGTGGACCGGGCTCGGCGTGTTCGTCGGCTGGAACGCGATGACGTTCGCCGGCGCGCTCCTCGGCGACCTGCTCGGCGACCCACGGCGGTGGGGGCTCGACGCCGCCGCGGCCGCTGCGTTCCTGGCGCTCGTCTGGCCGCGTCTCGCCGACCCGCTCTCCCGCTGGGCCGCGGCGGGCGCCGTCGTCGTCGCCCTCGCGCTCGTCCCGGTGACGCCGCCCGGGATCCCGGTGCTCGGCGCCGCCGTCGTCGCGATCGTGCTCGGCTGGCGCACACCGAGCACACCGACGGCGACGCCGTCCGCGCCCTCCCCGGGGGCGATCACGTGAGCGTCACCGGATGGGTCGCCGTGGCGATCGCCGGCCTCGTGTGCCTGGGGATCAAGCTCGTGGGGGCGTACGTGCCGCGCGAACGCCTCGAGGATCCGCGGATCGCGCGGATCGCCGCGCTCATGACCGTCGCGCTGCTGGCGGCCCTCGTCGCCGTGCAGGCCGTGACCACCGGACGCTCGCTCGCGTTCGACGCGCGGCTCCCTGCGCTCGGTGTCGCGGCGATCGCGCTCGCGCTCCGCGCACCCTTCATCGTCGTCGTCCTGCTCGCCGCGATCGTCGCGGCGGGCCTGAGAGCTCTGGGGTGGATGCTGTGAACCCGACCGCCGACGTCTCCGTGCGGCCCGCCGTGCCCGAGGATGCCGCCCGCGTGGCGCGCATCCAGCTCGCGGCGTGGCGCACCCTGCACGCCGGGACTCCCGCCGAGGCGGCGATGGCCGCCGTCGAGGAGGACGCCGTCGCCACCACGTGGCGGGCGTCGATCGAGCGGCCGCCGGACCCGCGCCACCAGGTGCTGGTCGCCTGTGCCGGCCCGGACGTCGTCGGTTTCGCCGCGGCCGTGCCGTCCCGTCCGGCCGACCCGGCCGACCCCGCGGAGCCGGGCGCCGTCCAGATCGTGGCCCTCGAGGTCGACCCGGCACGCCGACGGGAGGGCCACGCGTCGCGGCTCCTCGCCGCCGTCGTCGATCTCGCCCGCGAGCGTGGCGCGCACCACGTGCAGGCCTGGTCACTCGAGACGGACGAGGCGCGGATGGCGTTCCTCACGGGCGCCGGGCTGTCGCCGGCAGGGCTGCGCCGCACCCTCGACGTGCCCGGAGCCGCGATGGACGAGGTGCTTCTCACAGCAGCGCTCTGAGCGTTCTCCCGGGAGCGCCACGTAGGATCGTCCCCGGTCCGCTGCCCGGCGGGTCCGTCAGCCGGCACCGACGACCACCCGAGGAGATCACTCGCGTGACCGCCACGACCCCGCGCCCTGGCGCGCCCTCTCGCCAAGGCGCGGCGACGCGCTCCTTGAGCTACCTCATCTTCGCCTCGCGGTGGCTGCAGATGCCGCTGTACCTGGGGCTCATCGCTGCCCAGGTGATCTACGTCTGGCAGTTCCTCAAGGAGCTGTGGCACCTCGTCGACTTCGCGTTCTTCGACCACGCCCCGGCGGGCATGGAGGCGTTCACGAGCGAGGCCACGACGATGCTCATCGTGCTGGGGCTCGTCGACGTCGTGATGATCTCGAACCTGCTCATCATGGTGATCATCGGCGGCTACGAGACGTTCGTCTCCCGCATGCGGCTCGACGGGCACCCCGACCAGCCGGAATGGTTGAGCCACGTCAACGCCAACGTGCTCAAGACGAAGCTCGCGATGTCGATCATCGGCATCTCATCGATCCACCTGCTGCGCACGTTCATCTCGTCGGGCGTCATGGACGAGGAGGGACAGCGACAGATCACCGGCGAGGACATGATGTGGCAGACGATCATCCACCTCGCGTTCGTGCTCTCCGCCGTCGCGCTCGCCCTCATCGACCGCATGTCGTTGACGGCGAAGCAGCGCGAGGCGAACGCGGAGCGCGGCGACGAGGGCACGCACTACACGGTTGGCGACGCCGCCAGCGAGACCTCCCGCTGAGAAGGCCCGCCCGGGTCGCCCTTCAGCGCCGGTAGAGCCGGGCCGCGCGGCGCATCGCCTCGCGCGCCCGACGCCGGTCCCCTGCCGCGTCGTACGCCCAGGCGAGGTGGAACCAGGAGCGCCAGTCGTCCGGCGCCCGCTCCGCGCGCGAGCGGAACTCCGCGAACCGCTCCGTGGCGACCCCGCGGTCGATCCGGCCGCCCGGACTGCGCGGGAGGTCGTCGACGACGAGCCCACCCTCGGCGTCCAGTGTTGTGGCCATGCGGTCGACGGTCCGCGCCAGCATCAGCTCCCGGGCCACGAGGCCCACGGCGAGCACCGGGATGACGAACGCCACCACGCCCATCGCGATCCCCACGGGCTCGCCGGAGCTCACCAACGCGACGGCACGCTGCCCGACGGCGACGGCGTACAGGACGAGCAGTGCGACGACGGCGAGCGCCCCGAGCAGCGCGCGCCGCTTCACAGGTCGAGGTACGCGTCGAGGCCGACGGTCAGCCCCGGGTGGTCAGCGATCTCCCGCACGGCCAGCAGGACGCCGGGCATAAAGCTCGCCCGGTCGAACGTGTCGGTGCGGATCGTCATGAGCTCGCCGGGGTTGCTCAACAGGATCTCCTCGTGGGCCACGAGGCCCTCGAGCCGCAGGGCGTGCACACGCACGCCGTCGACGACGGCGCCCCGCGCGCCCGGCAGCGCCGTCTCGGTCGCGTCGGGCATGGGGGGCGAGCCGGCAGCGCCTCGCGCGTCCGCGATCCCGCGCGCGGTGTGCACGGCGGTGCCCGACGGCGCGTCGACCTTGCGCGGGTGGTGCAGCTCCACGACCTCGGCCGAGGCGAAGTACGGCGCCGCCTGCGCGGCGAACCGCATCGCCAGCACCGCCGAGAGAGAGAAGTTGGGCGCCACCAGCACGCCGAGCCCTGCCGTGCGACCGACGTGGTCACTCACCCGGCCGAGCGCGTCGTCGTCCCATCCCGTGGTGCCGACGACGGCGTGGATCCCGGCGTCGAGCAGCGCGTGCACGTTGGCCTCGGTGACGTCCGGGAGGGTGAAGTCGACGGCGACGTCCGCGCGTCCGGCGAGCGCCGCGACGTCGTCGCCGGCGTCCACCTCGGCCACGAGCTCCAGCCCCTCGGCGTCACGCACCGCTTGCGCCGTCGTGCTCCCCATGCGTCCCGCGGCCCCGAGGACCGCCACCCTGATCGTCACCTTGCCAGCCTAGGGCCCGGGCGGCGAGCGCCGTCCGCCGGACTCCTCACGGCACGCACACCGCCAGCGCGCCCGGTTCGACGGTCATGGTGAAGCCCGTGACGTCGCCCATCTCATCGCCGTCGAGCTCGAACGGCTCGCTCTCGGCGAGCCGCACCTCGATGCGGCGGCCTCGCAGGTAGCGCAGCGAGTCCAGCCGCTTGCGACCGCCCTTGTTGAGCGGCAACGTCGTCGAGTCTCCCTGCCCGCGCATGCCGCGGTGCCCCACGAGGACCCGGAAGAAGACGCTCAACCAGCCCACGACCCCGTCCGGCCGGAGTGCGACCACGTCGAGCACGCCGTCGTCGATCTCGGCGTCGGGCAGCAGCACGACGTCGCCGGCCAGCGCCCCGACGTTGCCGACCATGAGCGTGTGCACCCGTGCCTGGCGCGGCTCGCCGCCGTCGATCCGGTACTGCAGGGCGATCCGCCTGCCACCCGTGAGCGAGCGACCGATCGCTTGGACGTACGCGAGCCATCCCGCCTTCTTCTTCAGCTCGTCGTCCGTGTTCACGAGCATCTGCGCGTCGAGCCCGACGCCGCCCATGACGAGGAACACGCGCTCCGCGGTTCCGCCATCGGCGGGACGTCGCATCGTTGCCACCCCGAGGTCGATGCGGCGTTGCTCGCCCGCGAACGCCGTCGAGACGGCGTCGTCGACGTCGTCGAGCACGATGTCGAGGTTGCGGGCGAGCAGGTTCCCGGTGCCGCTCGGGATCAGCGCGAGCGCGACGTCGGAGCCCCGCAGGCCCTCCGCGACAGCCCGGACGGTCCCGTCCCCGCCGGCCGCAAGGACGACGCGCACGCCCTCGGACACGGCCTGCCGGGCCATGTCGACGCCGGGGTCCTCCTCCGTCGTCTCGATCCACAGCGTCTCGTCGTAGTCGGCCTCGGCTGCCGCTGCGTCGACGGCGGCACCGAGCACCTCGCGGTCCACCTTCGTCGGGTTGAAGACGACCGCGGCTCGGCGCGGCGGCGGTGGCGCCCCGTGCTCGGCGACCTTCTCCGCCGTCTCCGCAGCCGTCGCCGCCGATGCCGCTCGAGGGTCGGTGTTCTGCTGGGGGCCGTCGGGGTCCGGGATCGTCTCGCTGGTCACCCGTCCATCGAACAGCACCTGTCGCATCCCCGCGGGGCGAACCGGTCGACGGGTCCGCAGCGGCGTCCCGCTCTGACGGCGACTCAGCCGCGACCGAGCAGCGCGCCGCCGTTGACCTGCAGGATCTGCCCGGTGGTCCAGCCGGCGTCGGGCGAGGCGAGGTAGGCGACCGCGGCCGCGACCTCGTCCGGCGTGCCCGGCCGGTCCATCGGGATCTGCGCGAGCCGCGACGACACGACCTCGTCGGTGAGCCGGCCGGCCCAGAACTCCGTGTCGGGCACGAAGCCCGGCGCCACGGCGTTCACCGTGATGCCCTCGGGCGCCAGCTCGGTCGCGAGGCCCATGACCCACGCGTTCATCGCCCCCTTCGCCGCGCCGTACGCGCCGCCGCCGCGCAGCCCCGCGATCGAGCTCATCGCGACGATCCGGCCACCCGGCCGCGCCAGGTGATCCCGGAGCGCGGAGAACAGCAGCACGGCGGAGAGGACGTTGTTGTCGAACGCCGACCGCCAACCGTCGGCGATCTCGGCGAGCGTGCCCCCGCCGCCACCCGAGCCGCCGGCGTTCAGCACGAGCACGTCGACCGGAGCACCGGCGACGAGACGCTCGCTGAGCGCCGCGACGTCGTCCGGCACGACGAGGTCGCCGGTCTCGACGCTGACGGCTGCGCGCCCGACGACGTCGTCGATACGCCGCGCCGTCTCCTCGAGGACCTCACGACGGCGTCCGACGATGACGACGTCGGCCCCGTCCCGCGCCAGCCGCTCGGCGACCGCCGCGCCGATCCCCGTCCCGCCGCCGGTCACGACCGCACGCCTCGCCATGGATGCCCTCCCGTGTCGTCGAGGCCCCGAGGGACGGGACCACGGACCAGGGTAGGTCAGGCTGCGCGGGCCGCCCCGGACGCGGCCGGCTGAGGCACTGCAGGCGTCTCGCTGCCGGCGCGCGGCACGACGTAGACGATGCCCCGACCCGGGCGGTCGTGCAGGATGACGCGGGGCACGAGCTTGCCGCGCCGGGCCAGCACGATCCCGACCACGACGGCGCCGAGCAGCGGCCCGAGCCCGCAGGCGAACATCGCAGCGTGCGCCCCGAACGCCGTCGCGATCGCGCCGATCAGCGTCCCGGAGGCGGCCTGAGCGCCGAACAGCACCAGGATGTACAGGGCCATGACACGGCCACGCATCTGCGGGGCGACGGCCGTCTGGACGAGCGTGTTCCCGCCGGTGAGGTACAGCAGAGACGCCGCACCGACGGCGATCAGCGCCGGCGCGAACACCCACACGGACCCGAGCGACGCCGCGACGATCTCCAGGACACCCAGCACCGCGGCCGTCGCGACGAGGTGTCGCAGCCGCAGGTTCACCCGGCGCGTGGACGCGAGCGCGCCGAGCACCGCGCCGATCGCGACGCAGGAGTTCAGCAGCCCGTAGCCGCCCGCGCCGATGTCGAAGACGTCGTCCGCGTAGGCCGCGAGCACCGTCGCGAGGTTGATCCCGCTGACGGCCACGAAACCGACGAGCACGACCGCCCAGAGGATCTCGGGCTTGCCCT includes these proteins:
- a CDS encoding AzlD domain-containing protein, which encodes MSVTGWVAVAIAGLVCLGIKLVGAYVPRERLEDPRIARIAALMTVALLAALVAVQAVTTGRSLAFDARLPALGVAAIALALRAPFIVVVLLAAIVAAGLRALGWML
- a CDS encoding GNAT family N-acetyltransferase, whose amino-acid sequence is MNPTADVSVRPAVPEDAARVARIQLAAWRTLHAGTPAEAAMAAVEEDAVATTWRASIERPPDPRHQVLVACAGPDVVGFAAAVPSRPADPADPAEPGAVQIVALEVDPARRREGHASRLLAAVVDLARERGAHHVQAWSLETDEARMAFLTGAGLSPAGLRRTLDVPGAAMDEVLLTAAL
- a CDS encoding AzlC family ABC transporter permease — encoded protein: MPDEPLAPDAGSAVAARGATLRQALSVSIATALYGVSFGALAIAAGLGLGPTMALSLLMFSGGSQFAYIGIAASGGSPTAAIATAGLLGVRNGLYGLQLSPLLALEGWRRVAAAHLTIDESTAVAAAQPTRGLSRVGFWWTGLGVFVGWNAMTFAGALLGDLLGDPRRWGLDAAAAAAFLALVWPRLADPLSRWAAAGAVVVALALVPVTPPGIPVLGAAVVAIVLGWRTPSTPTATPSAPSPGAIT
- a CDS encoding ribonuclease J codes for the protein MSHAHPELALPKPLEPGALRIVPLGGLGEVGRNMAVFEYDGRLLIVDCGVLFPEDHQPGVDLILPDFSYLDGRLDDIEAIVLTHGHEDHIGAVPYLLRLRGDIPLVGSRLTLAFLDAKLREHRLTPHPVQVSEGASIELGPFALEFVAVNHSIPDALAVAVTTGAGTVLHTGDFKMDQLPLDGRITDLREFARLGERGVDLFMVDSTNAEVPGFTTSEREIGPVLDQVFGNATGRLVVASFSSHVHRVQQVLDAAWAHRRRVALVGRSMVRNMTIAAELGYLTVPDGVLIDVKKVDSLPPDEVVLMCTGSQGEPMAALSRIANRDHRVSVGPGDTVVLASSLIPGNENAVFRVINGLMRLGAQVIHQGNARVHVSGHASAGELLYAYNIVRPRNVMPVHGEVRHLVANGALAVKTGVDPDRVVLAEDGVVVDLVDGRARIAGAVPCGYVYVDGSSVGEITDAELKDRRILAEEGFISVFAVVDSSSGAVVAGPQVHARGLAESDAVLAEIIPEVTRALAEAAAGGVADTHQLQQVMRRVVGRWASNRLRRRPMIIPVVVES
- the dapA gene encoding 4-hydroxy-tetrahydrodipicolinate synthase, which gives rise to MSQPTRGATRPFGAVLTAMVTPMTDDGAVDLDASVRLARSLVAQGNDGLVLNGTTGEAPTTHAPEKAELVRAVADAVGKDAVVLAGAGSNDTAHAVRMAEQAAEAGADGLLVVAPYYSRPSQPGLVAHVKAVADATDLPVMLYDVPGRTGVRFAPQTLEALAAHDRVVAMKDATGDPYAAAKAIESTGLAWYSGDDAALLTLLALGGVGVVSVSAHVAAERFAAVVAAWDAADHAEALRLFRSVVPVIDALNGAGFQAVAAKAACEIAGLIPTRATRLPLIPATDAEVEGIRDGMRAAGLLDVALH
- a CDS encoding TetR/AcrR family transcriptional regulator, yielding MPRPRVYDDAVRRRLLDLTARRLADGGEPAVSLRDLVREAGTSTSAVYALFGSRDRLVEAVRAEAFTRFAAALDAAGRTGDPGRDLLELGLAYRSNALAEPHLYRVMFAGAGEPAPGQGATEQSARTLGEPTFVVLRTAVARVVGADAALEVALRVWALAHGLVSLELAGQLPGDAQERADRYADALAVVGPLLSRGS
- a CDS encoding diacylglycerol/lipid kinase family protein, whose translation is MTSETIPDPDGPQQNTDPRAASAATAAETAEKVAEHGAPPPPRRAAVVFNPTKVDREVLGAAVDAAAAEADYDETLWIETTEEDPGVDMARQAVSEGVRVVLAAGGDGTVRAVAEGLRGSDVALALIPSGTGNLLARNLDIVLDDVDDAVSTAFAGEQRRIDLGVATMRRPADGGTAERVFLVMGGVGLDAQMLVNTDDELKKKAGWLAYVQAIGRSLTGGRRIALQYRIDGGEPRQARVHTLMVGNVGALAGDVVLLPDAEIDDGVLDVVALRPDGVVGWLSVFFRVLVGHRGMRGQGDSTTLPLNKGGRKRLDSLRYLRGRRIEVRLAESEPFELDGDEMGDVTGFTMTVEPGALAVCVP
- the dapB gene encoding 4-hydroxy-tetrahydrodipicolinate reductase, with protein sequence MTIRVAVLGAAGRMGSTTAQAVRDAEGLELVAEVDAGDDVAALAGRADVAVDFTLPDVTEANVHALLDAGIHAVVGTTGWDDDALGRVSDHVGRTAGLGVLVAPNFSLSAVLAMRFAAQAAPYFASAEVVELHHPRKVDAPSGTAVHTARGIADARGAAGSPPMPDATETALPGARGAVVDGVRVHALRLEGLVAHEEILLSNPGELMTIRTDTFDRASFMPGVLLAVREIADHPGLTVGLDAYLDL
- a CDS encoding TIGR00645 family protein, with translation MTATTPRPGAPSRQGAATRSLSYLIFASRWLQMPLYLGLIAAQVIYVWQFLKELWHLVDFAFFDHAPAGMEAFTSEATTMLIVLGLVDVVMISNLLIMVIIGGYETFVSRMRLDGHPDQPEWLSHVNANVLKTKLAMSIIGISSIHLLRTFISSGVMDEEGQRQITGEDMMWQTIIHLAFVLSAVALALIDRMSLTAKQREANAERGDEGTHYTVGDAASETSR
- a CDS encoding SDR family NAD(P)-dependent oxidoreductase; this translates as MARRAVVTGGGTGIGAAVAERLARDGADVVIVGRRREVLEETARRIDDVVGRAAVSVETGDLVVPDDVAALSERLVAGAPVDVLVLNAGGSGGGGGTLAEIADGWRSAFDNNVLSAVLLFSALRDHLARPGGRIVAMSSIAGLRGGGAYGAAKGAMNAWVMGLATELAPEGITVNAVAPGFVPDTEFWAGRLTDEVVSSRLAQIPMDRPGTPDEVAAAVAYLASPDAGWTTGQILQVNGGALLGRG